One Entelurus aequoreus isolate RoL-2023_Sb linkage group LG09, RoL_Eaeq_v1.1, whole genome shotgun sequence genomic window carries:
- the LOC133657738 gene encoding barrier-to-autointegration factor-like protein, protein MTTTSQKHRDFVGEPMGEKAVTALSGIGSTLGVNLSRQGFDKANVLLGQFLLLKKDSELFADWLKDISGANGRQASACTLCLKEWCDAFL, encoded by the exons ATGACGACCACGTCGCAGAAGCACCGAGACTTCGTCGGGGAACCGATGGGCGAAAAGGCCGTCACCGCGCTCTCTGGTATCGGTTCTACGTTGGGCGTCAATCTGAGCAGACAAGGCTTCGATAAG GCGAATGTGCTGCTGGGGCAGTTCCTTCTGCTGAAGAAGGACTCGGAGTTGTTCGCCGACTGGTTGAAGGATATCAGTGGCGCGAACGGCCGCCAGGCGTCGGCCTGCACCCTATGTTTGAAGGAGTGGTGTGACGCCTTCCTCTGA
- the LOC133657740 gene encoding cytochrome c oxidase assembly protein COX20, mitochondrial — protein MAEDEENNNKKGLRLLWILDVQKTPCAREAVLHGAGGSVVAGLAHFLATSRVRRSFDVGMAGFLLTTLASWSYCRTNNAKMRVQQRMIQDAMKNKVVYEGTSLDPAVRTRTEASPGPS, from the exons ATGGCCGAAGACGAAGAGAATAACAACAAAAAG GGTTTACGCCTGCTTTGGATTCTGGACGTGCAGAAGACGCCGTGTGCCCGAGAAGCGGTCCTGCACGGAGCCGGAGGTTCTGTTGTTGCCGGACTGGCGCACTTTTTGGCCACGA GTCGCGTCAGGAGGTCCTTTGATGTCGGCATGGCGGGCTTCCTGTTGACCACCTTGGCTTCCTG GTCTTACTGTCGTACGAACAACGCCAAGATGCGCGTGCAGCAGAGGATGATCCAGGACGCCATGAAAAACAAGGTGGTCTACGAGGGAACCAGTCTGGACCCTGCAGTCAGAACCAGAACAGAAGCGTCACCGGGCCCCTCGTGA